The following are encoded together in the Legionellales bacterium genome:
- a CDS encoding cytochrome ubiquinol oxidase subunit I: MINTELVNLSRLQFGMTAMYHFIFVPLTLGLVWMLAIMESVYVMTGRQIWRDMTKFWGVLFGINFAMGVATGITLEFQFGTNWSYYSHFVGDIFGAPLAIEGLMAFFLEATLVGLFFFGWKKLSRVQHLAVTWFLALGTNLSALWILIANGWMQNPVGAHFDFHTMRMEISSFYDLLFNPVAQAKFVHTVSAGYVTGSMFVLSISALYLLRGKHIEIAKRSLTVAVSFGLASALSVVVLGDESGYLATEHQHMKIAAIESMWHTEKAPAAFTIFGFPQQDQHRTEYALRVPFVLGLITTRSLDTPLPGIVDLVERDKAKIQTGIKAYAALEALQKNPNDLAAQKTLEENSRDLGYGFLLKRYTDDITHATPAQIDQAAWSTVPQVAPLFWAFRGMVGLGFYFIFLFAAGFYLASRRRLTTSRWFLWLALCSLPLPWLASELGWFVAEYGRQPWLIEGILPTFMGVSSLSVKELLISLVGFISYYTILLIVELFLMVKYIRLGPTHLTQQENA; encoded by the coding sequence TTGATCAACACCGAACTCGTCAACCTATCCCGTTTACAATTTGGCATGACCGCCATGTATCATTTTATTTTTGTGCCACTCACGCTAGGCTTAGTATGGATGCTAGCCATCATGGAAAGCGTGTATGTGATGACCGGACGGCAAATTTGGCGCGACATGACAAAATTTTGGGGCGTCTTATTTGGAATTAATTTTGCGATGGGAGTAGCGACCGGAATTACCCTAGAATTTCAATTTGGTACGAATTGGTCTTACTACTCGCATTTTGTCGGCGATATTTTTGGCGCACCATTGGCGATTGAAGGCTTAATGGCCTTTTTCTTAGAAGCGACGTTAGTGGGTTTATTTTTCTTTGGTTGGAAAAAATTATCACGCGTTCAGCATTTGGCAGTAACCTGGTTTTTAGCCTTAGGCACGAATTTATCGGCATTGTGGATTTTAATTGCCAATGGCTGGATGCAAAATCCAGTCGGCGCTCATTTTGATTTTCACACCATGCGCATGGAAATTTCGAGTTTTTACGATTTATTATTTAATCCAGTAGCGCAAGCCAAATTCGTTCATACAGTTAGCGCGGGTTATGTGACTGGCTCAATGTTTGTGCTTTCGATTAGCGCATTATATCTTTTAAGAGGCAAACACATCGAAATTGCCAAACGCTCCTTAACGGTGGCGGTGTCTTTTGGCTTGGCCTCGGCATTATCAGTCGTCGTCTTAGGTGATGAAAGTGGGTATTTAGCCACCGAACATCAACACATGAAAATCGCAGCGATTGAAAGCATGTGGCACACCGAAAAAGCGCCCGCGGCATTCACGATTTTTGGTTTCCCACAACAAGATCAACATCGCACCGAATACGCGTTGCGCGTACCCTTTGTGTTAGGCTTAATTACCACGCGCTCACTCGACACACCTTTACCAGGCATTGTTGATTTGGTCGAACGCGATAAAGCGAAAATTCAAACGGGGATCAAAGCCTATGCGGCGTTGGAAGCCTTGCAAAAAAATCCAAATGATTTAGCAGCGCAAAAAACCTTGGAAGAAAATAGTCGCGATTTAGGTTACGGATTTTTATTAAAACGCTACACCGACGACATCACTCACGCCACTCCCGCTCAAATCGATCAAGCAGCGTGGAGCACCGTGCCCCAAGTGGCACCGCTATTTTGGGCTTTCCGTGGCATGGTTGGCTTGGGTTTTTATTTTATTTTCTTATTTGCTGCGGGATTTTATTTAGCCTCACGCCGACGTTTAACAACCTCACGGTGGTTTTTATGGTTAGCCTTATGCAGTTTACCACTGCCGTGGCTTGCCAGTGAATTGGGATGGTTTGTGGCGGAATATGGTCGGCAACCGTGGTTAATCGAAGGAATTTTACCCACCTTTATGGGTGTATCCTCACTCAGTGTCAAAGAGTTGCTGATTTCACTGGTCGGATTTATTTCGTATTACACGATATTATTAATCGTCGAATTATTTTTAATGGTGAAATATATTCGCCTTGGGCCCACTCACCTCACGCAGCAGGAGAACGCTTAA
- a CDS encoding glycosyltransferase family 9 protein, whose protein sequence is MIELTHKRIIISKTNQIGDVMLALPIATALKRLNPRCHIIFLGRNYTRGLIEQYASVDEFADWEAMSKPYINDTIAQFKKLRADIIIHVYPHREIAYCAYRAKIPIRLGTWRRLFHWRYCNRWINLSRHNANLHEMELDMKFLRAFNDKTVYTKNNLPDLFSFKPFNRHYPSLDLLKNDKYNLLLQPKTRGQHIEWSPNHFAQLIALLPPEQFRIFVIGTPHEGDLIREKILQPFPHVHDMTLNMNLEELIHFMAHADGLICASTGPIHIAAALGIDTLGLYAPIKPFDASRWGPIGKRAQVLCIDKVCEACRDGRACACVLTIEPRRVMGVVLGWCERKLVR, encoded by the coding sequence GTGATCGAGTTAACACATAAACGCATCATCATCAGCAAGACCAATCAAATTGGCGATGTCATGCTGGCATTACCCATTGCCACTGCCTTAAAACGATTAAATCCTAGGTGTCATATTATTTTTTTAGGGCGCAATTATACGCGTGGATTAATCGAACAGTATGCCAGTGTCGATGAATTTGCCGATTGGGAAGCAATGTCTAAACCATATATCAACGACACTATCGCGCAATTCAAAAAATTACGCGCGGATATCATTATTCATGTATATCCCCATCGCGAGATTGCCTATTGCGCGTATCGCGCTAAAATTCCCATTCGTCTTGGCACCTGGCGCCGATTATTTCACTGGCGCTACTGCAATCGCTGGATTAATTTATCTCGCCACAATGCGAATTTGCATGAAATGGAATTGGACATGAAATTTCTGCGCGCGTTTAACGATAAAACCGTGTATACCAAGAATAATTTACCGGATTTATTTTCTTTTAAGCCTTTTAATCGTCACTATCCCAGTTTGGATTTATTAAAAAACGATAAATATAATTTATTATTACAACCAAAAACTCGCGGCCAACACATTGAATGGTCTCCAAACCATTTTGCGCAATTAATCGCGTTATTACCGCCCGAACAATTTCGTATTTTTGTGATTGGCACGCCCCACGAAGGCGATTTAATTCGCGAAAAAATTCTGCAACCTTTTCCTCACGTGCATGACATGACCTTGAATATGAATCTGGAGGAATTAATTCATTTTATGGCGCACGCCGATGGGTTAATTTGCGCTTCCACGGGTCCTATTCATATTGCCGCTGCCTTGGGGATTGATACGCTGGGTTTATACGCACCGATTAAACCCTTTGACGCTAGCCGCTGGGGACCAATTGGCAAACGCGCACAGGTGTTGTGTATTGATAAGGTTTGTGAGGCTTGTCGCGATGGGCGAGCATGTGCGTGTGTGTTGACGATTGAGCCTCGAAGGGTGATGGGGGTGGTTTTGGGGTGGTGTGAAAGGAAATTAGTGAGATGA